In one Tessaracoccus palaemonis genomic region, the following are encoded:
- a CDS encoding DUF2303 family protein gives MTDTNATPLLEVLPQELLADDHGHALLAITAQQAVMPREIDEGVFAILNADGGVEIIETPGYKKQREHDWHRAHTADTPEFLHRQVTVLDVDSLVDYLAHNTGIDPSKVEDDNAHGSGELEMWADIDRRTIKAILDGGTGLRKHTATLQLKTSREWDEWAQVDGKLFKQAEFAQFLENHISTIAEPDGGTLLDVAQTLQATTSTVFKQQAILANGQRQFRWEETVDARAGQSGDLKIPSELTLVLRPFQGSEPIALLARFRFQIREGVLSLGIKLAEPENAIEEAFGVLVNQLQTQVPVRINHGVG, from the coding sequence ATGACCGACACCAACGCAACCCCCCTCCTCGAGGTCCTCCCCCAGGAGCTCCTCGCCGACGACCACGGCCACGCTCTGCTCGCCATCACCGCGCAGCAGGCCGTCATGCCCCGCGAGATCGACGAAGGCGTCTTCGCGATCCTGAACGCCGACGGCGGCGTGGAGATCATCGAGACCCCCGGCTACAAGAAGCAGCGCGAACACGACTGGCACCGGGCCCACACCGCCGACACCCCCGAGTTCCTCCACCGCCAGGTCACCGTCCTCGACGTCGACTCCCTCGTCGACTACCTCGCCCACAACACCGGCATCGACCCGAGCAAGGTCGAGGACGACAACGCGCACGGCTCCGGCGAACTGGAGATGTGGGCCGACATCGACCGCCGCACCATCAAGGCGATCCTCGACGGCGGAACGGGGCTGCGCAAGCACACCGCAACCCTGCAGCTCAAGACCTCCCGCGAGTGGGACGAATGGGCCCAGGTCGACGGGAAGCTGTTCAAGCAGGCCGAGTTCGCCCAGTTCCTCGAGAACCACATCTCCACCATCGCCGAACCCGACGGCGGCACCCTCCTCGACGTCGCCCAGACCCTGCAGGCCACCACCAGCACCGTGTTCAAGCAGCAGGCCATCCTTGCCAACGGGCAGCGCCAGTTCCGCTGGGAGGAGACCGTCGACGCCCGCGCCGGCCAGTCCGGAGACCTGAAGATCCCGTCCGAACTGACGCTGGTCCTGCGCCCCTTCCAGGGATCCGAACCGATCGCGCTCCTGGCCCGATTCCGCTTCCAGATCCGCGAAGGCGTCCTGTCCCTCGGAATCAAGCTCGCCGAGCCCGAGAACGCCATCGAGGAAGCCTTCGGCGTGCTCGTCAACCAGCTGCAGACCCAGGTGCCGGTGCGCATCAACCACGGCGTCGGCTGA
- a CDS encoding phage/plasmid primase, P4 family, with product MASPHILNAAATWYTAGTMPLPLRADGSKAPAVNWRTYQHQRPTWDQVAALFQADTDGLGVICGNVSGHLEMLEFEGPAVTDGLVAQVASACTDHGRQDLWQRVADSYKEVSPGGGLHLYYQITDGDTLPNTKLARRPATNDELAQNPSNKIRVLIETRGEGGFSVVAPSAGRSHPTGRAWTQISPGGVDTLAHLTADERDFLHDMCRLFDAMPQTDTYTPPATPTPPTDGRLRPGDDFNARANWDDIIGTHGWQRAWRGHGLYSTWLRPGKKHGERMSATTGRDEHDRLFVFSTSTEFEAEKPYDKFGAYALLEHNGDLAAATKALAEKGYGDPAPERRLTLLPSDPGYQRTAATTGPATDGATALAPIVQLQPATTVDDNEDALATAFVAQVADILRYCPQRSQWLHWTGARWEWDEAEIHRELVKDIARRLPATDKYERAWRRKMLTANGISAIARLARTDPRIVVHINQLDAQPWELNTPGGIINLRSGELLPPDPAKLHTRTTSCTPDFTLDAPHWTRFLDDTFGGDQELIDFVQRILGVAIIGQVLEQILPFAHGAGANGKSTLIEAVMQTLGRGQGGYSIAAAAEMLMVRRHSEHPAELAQLAGARMVVCSELEDGQRFAEARIKQLTGSDSINARHMYGNPFTFTPTHTIFLIANHKPMATVGGNALWRRIVLIPFEHVVPEHLRDPHLAAKLEAEAPAILAWLARGSACWYAGGLRIPAAVKAASEAYRKDEDTVGRFVAEQCHVPAGGGGGLVQVKVGELRRAYEQACIELGDDPVSARRFSQELRDRWGIEAVKAAKGARFYKGVALITVEDDPGDDQEPEDGGLL from the coding sequence ATGGCCTCCCCACACATCCTCAACGCCGCAGCCACGTGGTACACCGCCGGCACCATGCCCCTGCCACTGCGCGCCGACGGATCCAAAGCCCCCGCCGTCAACTGGCGCACCTACCAACACCAGCGCCCCACCTGGGACCAGGTCGCCGCCCTCTTCCAGGCCGACACCGACGGCCTCGGCGTCATCTGCGGCAACGTCTCCGGCCACCTCGAAATGCTCGAGTTCGAAGGCCCCGCCGTCACCGACGGCCTCGTCGCCCAAGTCGCCTCCGCCTGCACCGACCACGGCCGCCAGGACCTGTGGCAGCGCGTCGCCGACAGCTACAAGGAAGTCAGCCCCGGCGGCGGCCTCCACCTCTACTACCAGATCACCGACGGCGACACCCTCCCCAACACCAAACTCGCCCGACGCCCCGCCACCAACGACGAACTCGCCCAGAACCCCAGCAACAAGATCCGCGTGCTGATCGAAACCCGCGGCGAAGGCGGCTTCTCCGTCGTCGCACCCTCCGCCGGCCGATCCCACCCCACCGGCCGCGCCTGGACCCAGATCAGCCCCGGCGGCGTCGACACCCTCGCCCACCTCACCGCCGACGAACGCGACTTCCTCCACGACATGTGCCGCCTCTTCGACGCCATGCCCCAGACCGACACCTACACACCCCCAGCCACCCCGACACCCCCCACCGACGGACGCCTACGCCCCGGCGACGACTTCAACGCCCGCGCCAACTGGGACGACATCATCGGCACCCACGGATGGCAACGAGCATGGCGAGGCCACGGCCTCTACAGCACCTGGCTCCGCCCCGGGAAGAAACACGGCGAACGGATGTCAGCGACCACCGGCCGAGACGAACACGACCGCCTCTTCGTCTTCTCCACATCCACCGAGTTCGAAGCCGAAAAGCCCTACGACAAGTTCGGCGCCTACGCCCTCCTCGAACACAACGGCGACCTCGCCGCCGCCACCAAAGCCCTGGCCGAGAAGGGCTACGGCGACCCCGCACCCGAGAGACGACTCACCCTGCTCCCATCCGACCCCGGATACCAACGCACCGCCGCCACCACCGGGCCCGCCACCGACGGCGCCACAGCCCTCGCACCCATCGTCCAGCTGCAACCCGCCACCACCGTCGACGACAACGAAGACGCCCTCGCCACCGCCTTCGTCGCCCAGGTCGCCGACATCCTCCGCTACTGCCCACAACGCTCACAGTGGCTCCACTGGACCGGCGCACGCTGGGAATGGGACGAAGCCGAAATCCACCGCGAACTCGTCAAAGACATCGCCCGCCGACTCCCCGCCACCGACAAGTACGAACGCGCCTGGCGCCGCAAGATGCTCACCGCCAACGGCATCTCCGCCATCGCACGCCTCGCCCGCACCGACCCGCGCATCGTCGTCCACATCAACCAGCTCGACGCCCAACCCTGGGAACTCAACACCCCCGGCGGCATCATCAACCTCCGCAGCGGCGAACTCCTCCCACCCGACCCCGCGAAGCTCCACACCCGCACCACCAGCTGCACACCCGACTTCACACTCGACGCACCCCACTGGACCCGCTTCCTCGACGACACCTTCGGCGGCGACCAGGAACTCATCGACTTCGTCCAACGCATCCTCGGCGTGGCCATCATCGGCCAAGTCCTCGAACAGATCCTCCCCTTCGCCCACGGCGCCGGCGCCAACGGCAAATCCACCCTCATCGAAGCCGTCATGCAGACCCTCGGCAGAGGCCAAGGCGGCTACTCGATCGCCGCAGCCGCCGAAATGCTCATGGTCAGAAGACACTCCGAACACCCCGCCGAACTCGCACAACTCGCAGGCGCCCGCATGGTCGTGTGCTCCGAGCTCGAAGACGGCCAACGGTTCGCCGAAGCCCGGATCAAGCAGCTCACCGGCTCCGACTCCATCAACGCCCGCCACATGTACGGCAACCCGTTCACCTTCACCCCCACCCACACCATCTTCCTGATCGCGAACCACAAGCCGATGGCCACCGTCGGCGGCAACGCCCTCTGGCGACGAATCGTCCTCATCCCCTTCGAACACGTCGTCCCCGAGCACCTCCGCGACCCACACCTCGCCGCGAAGCTCGAAGCCGAAGCCCCCGCCATCCTCGCCTGGCTCGCCCGCGGATCCGCGTGCTGGTACGCCGGTGGCCTCCGGATCCCCGCTGCCGTGAAGGCCGCCTCCGAGGCCTACCGGAAGGACGAGGACACCGTCGGGCGGTTCGTCGCCGAACAGTGCCACGTCCCCGCAGGAGGCGGCGGAGGACTCGTCCAGGTCAAGGTCGGCGAACTCCGCCGCGCCTACGAACAGGCCTGCATCGAACTCGGCGACGACCCTGTCTCCGCCCGCCGCTTCAGCCAGGAACTCCGCGATCGCTGGGGCATCGAAGCAGTCAAGGCCGCGAAGGGTGCACGCTTCTACAAGGGCGTTGCCTTGATCACGGTCGAGGACGACCCGGGCGACGACCAGGAGCCCGAGGACGGCGGCCTCCTGTGA
- the terL gene encoding phage terminase large subunit, whose product MSTAIWEAALEAAARFFEPATHTGPVTPGDLARIIDPRTVQTPALDLIDAALEQLLDEPDGRLIITMPPQEGKSTRVARDFPAWALVRNPDLRIISGSYAQGLANRNGRAVRNAIAAHPDLGITIADDHGAASEWSLAGHHGGLVSVGRGAGVAGRPADLLIIDDPLKDRAEADSPTIRDTCWDWWTDALAARLAPGAPVVLITTRWHEDDMVGRLTTLDADAGWQVLNIPAQCEEPDTDPLGRDLDEYMDSARRRTPAQWEARKRTAGSRTWAALYQGHPSPQAGGIFQRDWWRHWHHPPTRLDHVIQSWDMAFKGTDRTDFVVGQVWAKIDADYYLLDQVRGRWNFPETIAQVRLLSDRWPMAIGKLVEDKANGPAVIDTLRNELPGLIPVEPRGGKTVRAEAVSPLPEAGNVYLPPATTPWVQAFVDELASFPNGSHDDQTDAATQALAHLAITPTGPATHGTGFWDIG is encoded by the coding sequence GTGAGTACCGCCATCTGGGAAGCCGCCCTCGAAGCCGCCGCCCGCTTCTTCGAGCCCGCCACGCACACCGGCCCGGTCACCCCCGGCGACCTGGCCCGCATAATCGACCCGCGCACCGTGCAGACCCCCGCGCTCGACCTCATCGACGCCGCGCTCGAGCAGCTCCTCGACGAACCCGACGGACGGCTCATCATCACGATGCCGCCCCAGGAAGGTAAGTCGACGCGCGTCGCCCGCGACTTCCCCGCCTGGGCGCTCGTCCGCAACCCGGACCTACGGATCATCTCCGGGTCCTACGCCCAAGGCCTCGCCAACCGCAACGGCCGCGCCGTCCGCAACGCCATCGCCGCCCACCCCGACCTCGGCATCACCATCGCCGACGACCACGGCGCCGCCTCCGAATGGTCCCTCGCTGGCCACCACGGCGGCCTCGTGTCCGTCGGCCGCGGCGCCGGCGTCGCAGGCCGACCCGCAGACCTCCTCATCATCGACGACCCCCTCAAGGACCGCGCCGAAGCCGACTCGCCCACCATCCGCGACACCTGCTGGGACTGGTGGACCGACGCCCTCGCCGCACGCCTCGCGCCAGGCGCCCCCGTCGTCCTCATCACCACTCGCTGGCACGAGGACGACATGGTCGGGCGCCTCACCACGCTCGATGCCGACGCCGGCTGGCAGGTCCTCAACATCCCCGCTCAGTGCGAAGAACCCGACACCGACCCCCTCGGTCGCGACCTGGACGAGTACATGGACTCGGCGCGCCGCCGCACCCCCGCCCAGTGGGAGGCGCGGAAACGCACCGCCGGCTCACGCACCTGGGCAGCCCTCTACCAAGGCCACCCCTCCCCCCAGGCCGGCGGGATCTTCCAACGCGACTGGTGGCGCCACTGGCACCACCCACCCACCCGCCTCGACCACGTCATCCAGTCCTGGGACATGGCCTTCAAAGGCACCGACCGCACCGACTTCGTCGTCGGGCAGGTGTGGGCGAAGATCGACGCCGACTACTACCTCCTCGACCAGGTCCGCGGACGCTGGAACTTCCCCGAAACCATCGCCCAGGTCCGCCTCCTCTCCGACCGCTGGCCCATGGCCATCGGGAAACTCGTCGAAGACAAAGCCAACGGGCCCGCCGTCATCGACACCCTCCGCAACGAACTCCCCGGCCTGATCCCCGTCGAACCACGCGGCGGGAAAACCGTGCGCGCCGAAGCCGTCTCCCCCCTCCCCGAAGCCGGGAACGTGTACCTGCCACCAGCCACCACCCCATGGGTCCAGGCGTTCGTCGACGAGCTCGCATCGTTCCCCAACGGCAGCCACGACGACCAGACCGACGCCGCCACCCAAGCCCTCGCACACCTCGCCATCACACCCACCGGCCCCGCCACCCACGGCACCGGCTTCTGGGACATCGGATAG
- a CDS encoding phage portal protein encodes MHDHLIGAIVTEWRHRLPGYTEQRNYCDGNHQLRFATPDFEAKYGSQVRALRENLCEGVVSAFTDRLAIASWGDKAAAKIDDAEGLERLLGYVHDEAFRCGDGYVLVWPGPDGQPTPHYHRADQIVPHVDPANPAVLDWAAKIWVDTNHYGRINIYDRHQVERYRTLGRLPEDHHASDLPENPTAWIPMDLDGEGDVIRHTFGATPALWWKQGADTADGHGKSILTNVIPLQDANNKSVANLVVTEEAYARPFRYLLNFKPASDNPFVAAGEYMTAMAKAANSTVKRRFDPSRQQIFTHDGPGPFGQLDPADLQQLVKVQDAWAVKIARVVGIPPYYLTQTSGDVPSGQSLRVLTSRLTARVRRFQRDSAPVLRGLAQLLGIPEPDITWAPPMDLDPLEKWQVAQIRQSLGLALEDVLTDTGTADIEGVVERATAATSQRLGDMGKALRDGQIGF; translated from the coding sequence TTGCACGACCACCTCATCGGCGCCATCGTCACCGAATGGCGACACCGCCTCCCCGGATACACCGAACAGCGCAACTACTGCGACGGCAACCACCAGCTCCGCTTCGCCACCCCCGACTTCGAAGCCAAGTACGGCTCCCAGGTCCGGGCGCTGCGTGAGAACCTCTGCGAAGGCGTCGTCAGCGCCTTCACCGACCGCCTCGCCATCGCCTCCTGGGGCGACAAGGCCGCCGCGAAGATCGACGATGCCGAAGGCCTCGAACGCCTCCTCGGCTACGTCCACGACGAAGCATTCCGCTGCGGCGACGGCTACGTCCTCGTCTGGCCCGGACCCGACGGACAGCCCACCCCCCACTACCACCGCGCCGACCAGATCGTCCCCCACGTCGACCCCGCCAACCCCGCCGTCCTCGACTGGGCCGCGAAGATCTGGGTCGACACCAATCACTACGGCCGCATCAACATCTACGACCGCCACCAGGTCGAGCGCTACCGCACCCTCGGCCGCCTCCCCGAAGATCACCACGCCTCCGACCTGCCCGAGAACCCCACCGCATGGATCCCGATGGACCTCGACGGCGAAGGCGACGTCATCCGGCACACCTTCGGCGCCACACCGGCCCTGTGGTGGAAGCAGGGAGCCGACACCGCCGACGGGCACGGCAAGTCGATCCTCACCAACGTCATCCCCCTCCAGGACGCGAACAACAAGTCCGTGGCGAACCTCGTCGTCACCGAAGAGGCCTACGCCCGACCCTTCCGGTACCTGCTGAACTTCAAACCCGCATCGGACAACCCGTTCGTCGCCGCCGGCGAATACATGACCGCCATGGCGAAGGCCGCCAACTCCACCGTGAAGCGCCGCTTCGACCCGTCCCGGCAGCAGATCTTCACCCACGACGGCCCCGGCCCCTTCGGGCAGCTCGACCCCGCCGACCTGCAGCAGCTCGTCAAGGTCCAGGACGCCTGGGCCGTGAAGATCGCCCGCGTCGTCGGGATCCCGCCCTACTACCTCACCCAGACATCCGGCGACGTCCCCTCCGGCCAGTCCCTGCGCGTCCTCACGTCCCGCCTGACAGCCCGCGTGCGCCGCTTCCAGCGCGACTCCGCACCCGTCCTCCGCGGCCTCGCACAACTCCTCGGGATCCCCGAACCCGACATCACCTGGGCGCCACCCATGGACCTCGACCCCCTCGAGAAGTGGCAGGTCGCCCAGATCCGCCAGAGCCTCGGACTCGCCCTCGAAGACGTCCTCACCGACACCGGCACCGCCGACATCGAAGGCGTCGTCGAACGCGCCACCGCCGCAACCAGTCAGCGCCTCGGCGACATGGGCAAGGCGCTGCGCGACGGCCAGATCGGATTCTGA
- a CDS encoding phage minor head protein → MAITGHTLDLAAQAKAHTTATVDAYTYQQIRAWAQAWDDIAAEFDAKLARLQKLGRFADAMDTERLRQLQQSMSQVVDRRLAELINETGAQVGATNRQLANQTVADMADVLRSQVDPSYWPGFIRPVPQATLDWVADRATQQITVRNYFLQVDATKAMKRELMIGLAAGDNPNDAARRMIRRVEGEFNGGLTRATVISRTEMLDATRHAALEQRKANADILDGWIWHADLSSRTCPACWSLHGSVHPVEEAGPIDHHQGRCTALPKTKSAEELGLAGGDIPGLDPTQADAQATFEALPESVQREILGPARFEAWKSGQYPMSSWAQRVEHYETVNGQRVQTWRDSMRVSNVPKEPAGGWKWPAPPEGRRLTPAESAHFAARQQAVPFQFNGVALTPREVQFVERMHARGEVLEWIPAPERDTAGRLPKHNDFIWISRDNRAWELKSPVAKYASVRRAIASDAGAKDRFLVDLGSEDASQGLLRALSAYNARTRGAHVREIVVLSGDGGTLTNVNLV, encoded by the coding sequence ATGGCCATCACCGGCCACACCCTCGACCTCGCCGCCCAGGCCAAAGCCCACACGACCGCCACCGTCGACGCCTACACCTACCAGCAGATCCGCGCCTGGGCGCAGGCATGGGACGACATCGCAGCCGAGTTCGACGCCAAGCTGGCCCGACTCCAGAAGCTGGGCCGGTTCGCCGACGCCATGGACACCGAACGCCTCCGCCAACTGCAACAGTCCATGTCCCAAGTCGTCGACCGGCGCCTCGCCGAGCTCATCAACGAGACCGGCGCGCAGGTCGGCGCGACGAACAGGCAGCTCGCGAACCAGACCGTCGCCGACATGGCCGACGTGCTGCGCTCCCAGGTCGACCCGTCCTACTGGCCCGGATTCATCCGCCCCGTCCCCCAAGCGACCCTCGACTGGGTCGCCGACCGCGCCACCCAGCAGATCACCGTCCGCAACTACTTCCTCCAGGTCGACGCCACCAAGGCCATGAAACGCGAACTGATGATCGGGCTGGCGGCCGGCGACAACCCCAACGACGCCGCCCGACGCATGATCCGCCGCGTCGAGGGCGAGTTCAACGGCGGCCTGACCCGCGCCACCGTCATCTCCCGCACCGAGATGCTCGACGCGACCCGCCACGCCGCCCTCGAGCAGCGCAAGGCCAACGCCGACATCCTCGACGGCTGGATCTGGCACGCCGACCTGTCATCGCGCACCTGCCCCGCCTGCTGGTCCCTACACGGCTCCGTGCACCCCGTCGAGGAGGCCGGCCCGATCGACCACCACCAGGGCCGCTGCACCGCGCTCCCGAAGACGAAGTCCGCCGAGGAGCTCGGCCTGGCCGGCGGCGACATCCCCGGCCTGGACCCCACCCAGGCCGACGCGCAGGCAACGTTCGAAGCCCTCCCCGAGAGCGTGCAGCGGGAAATCCTCGGCCCCGCCCGATTCGAGGCCTGGAAGTCCGGCCAGTACCCCATGAGTTCGTGGGCTCAGCGGGTCGAGCACTACGAGACCGTCAACGGGCAGCGGGTTCAGACGTGGCGTGACTCCATGCGCGTCTCGAACGTGCCGAAGGAGCCTGCCGGCGGCTGGAAGTGGCCCGCCCCTCCGGAAGGGCGGCGTCTCACGCCCGCTGAATCCGCGCACTTCGCGGCCCGCCAGCAGGCGGTCCCGTTCCAGTTCAACGGTGTCGCTCTCACCCCGCGTGAGGTCCAGTTCGTGGAGCGCATGCATGCCCGCGGCGAGGTCCTGGAATGGATCCCGGCGCCTGAGCGGGACACCGCAGGCAGGCTTCCGAAGCACAACGACTTCATCTGGATCAGCCGCGACAACCGGGCGTGGGAACTCAAGTCGCCGGTGGCGAAGTACGCGTCTGTGAGGCGCGCAATTGCCTCTGATGCGGGTGCGAAGGACCGCTTCCTCGTGGACCTTGGTTCCGAGGATGCATCACAAGGCCTGCTCCGGGCATTGAGCGCGTACAACGCTCGGACCCGTGGGGCTCACGTCAGGGAGATCGTGGTCCTCAGCGGAGACGGGGGCACTCTCACCAACGTCAATCTCGTCTGA
- a CDS encoding phage scaffolding protein, giving the protein MADATTPDPNDQAPTQEPQATDEKLGDPGLNALRSEREARKTAEKQLRDATAKLAAFEDANKTEAQRLTDNASKAEQRAQQAEQRLTDALTRQAVMNAAIEAGTIDAETTTLLALAGGAVTLDDNGEVIGAKKAIDALTKSKPHLFRPAGAGTRDATASGTQASTQSMDDWLRGIN; this is encoded by the coding sequence ATGGCCGACGCCACCACCCCCGACCCCAACGACCAGGCCCCCACCCAGGAGCCCCAGGCCACCGACGAGAAGCTCGGCGACCCCGGCCTCAACGCACTGCGTTCGGAGCGCGAAGCCCGCAAGACCGCGGAGAAGCAGCTCCGTGACGCCACCGCCAAGCTCGCCGCCTTCGAAGACGCGAACAAGACCGAAGCCCAGCGCCTCACCGACAACGCCTCCAAGGCCGAACAGCGAGCCCAGCAGGCCGAACAGCGCCTCACCGACGCACTCACCCGCCAGGCCGTCATGAACGCCGCGATCGAAGCCGGCACCATCGACGCCGAAACCACCACCCTCCTCGCGCTCGCCGGCGGCGCCGTCACCCTCGACGACAACGGCGAAGTCATCGGCGCGAAGAAGGCCATCGACGCCCTCACGAAGTCGAAGCCGCACCTGTTCCGCCCGGCCGGCGCCGGGACACGGGACGCCACAGCCAGTGGCACCCAGGCCTCCACCCAGTCCATGGACGACTGGCTCCGAGGCATCAACTAA
- a CDS encoding phage major capsid protein gives MAGYDKQIQRANVPIPETVSKEIIQEAAHGSVVLNNARKVPLSTKTMKQPVLATLPEAYWLAGDTSLKETTSVEWENVVMTAEELAVLVPVPNALIDDTSIPIWSEIKPLLVEAIGSKVDAAAIWGDDKPTSWPTAIVEAATAAGNKVEAGADLTVGVAALGQALAEDGFAPNGFLTRPGFNWKLIGLRGDDGHPIYTPNLVPGQPSALYGIKLDEVLNGAWKTTDPATHLIGLDWKKFAVGIRQDITFDLFDQMVISDAAGKVVFNAAQQDSKVMRVVFRVGFQIANPLTRVNPTKANRYPAAVLTDAA, from the coding sequence ATGGCCGGATACGACAAGCAGATCCAGCGCGCAAATGTCCCCATCCCCGAGACCGTCTCCAAGGAGATCATCCAGGAGGCCGCCCACGGCTCCGTCGTCCTCAACAACGCCCGCAAGGTGCCGCTGTCCACCAAGACGATGAAGCAGCCGGTCCTCGCGACCCTCCCCGAGGCCTACTGGCTCGCCGGCGACACGTCGCTGAAGGAGACCACGAGCGTCGAATGGGAGAACGTGGTGATGACGGCCGAGGAACTCGCCGTCCTCGTCCCCGTCCCCAACGCCCTCATCGACGACACCTCCATCCCGATCTGGAGCGAGATCAAGCCGCTCCTCGTCGAGGCCATCGGCAGCAAGGTCGACGCCGCCGCCATCTGGGGCGACGACAAGCCCACCTCCTGGCCCACAGCGATCGTCGAGGCCGCCACCGCCGCAGGCAACAAGGTCGAGGCCGGCGCCGACCTGACCGTCGGCGTCGCCGCGCTCGGACAGGCCCTCGCCGAGGACGGGTTCGCCCCCAACGGGTTCCTCACCCGCCCCGGCTTCAACTGGAAGCTCATCGGGCTCCGCGGCGACGACGGCCACCCGATCTACACCCCGAACCTCGTCCCCGGCCAGCCGTCCGCCCTGTACGGCATCAAGCTCGACGAGGTCCTCAACGGCGCCTGGAAGACCACCGACCCGGCCACCCACCTCATCGGCCTGGACTGGAAGAAGTTCGCCGTCGGTATCCGCCAGGACATCACCTTCGACCTGTTCGACCAGATGGTGATCTCCGACGCGGCCGGCAAGGTCGTGTTCAACGCGGCGCAGCAGGACTCCAAGGTCATGCGTGTCGTGTTCCGCGTCGGGTTCCAGATCGCGAACCCGCTCACGCGCGTGAACCCGACGAAGGCGAACCGCTACCCGGCGGCCGTCCTCACCGACGCGGCCTGA
- a CDS encoding DUF6093 family protein — protein sequence MLTATELAEARAMQTSLMASTLLIERRDGVTEGDYSATTQWTPIYQGPGRLQADSRTKAPLVDLGGQLVRPASYAAAIPWDAPPIAIGDRVTVTASTTAAGSYTIQSVEHGATFVTCRRFTAEEDT from the coding sequence ATGCTCACCGCCACCGAACTGGCAGAGGCCCGCGCGATGCAGACCTCCCTCATGGCCAGCACCCTCCTCATCGAACGCCGCGACGGCGTCACCGAAGGCGACTACTCGGCCACCACCCAGTGGACCCCCATCTACCAGGGCCCCGGCCGCCTCCAGGCCGACAGCCGCACCAAGGCGCCGCTCGTCGACCTCGGAGGGCAGCTCGTCCGCCCAGCGAGCTACGCCGCAGCGATCCCCTGGGACGCCCCACCCATCGCCATCGGCGACCGGGTCACCGTCACCGCATCAACCACGGCAGCCGGCAGCTACACGATCCAGTCCGTCGAGCACGGCGCCACGTTCGTGACGTGCCGCCGCTTCACCGCAGAGGAGGACACCTGA
- a CDS encoding HK97-gp10 family putative phage morphogenesis protein encodes MHLSVDATGVTHLRQQMGTIPREIRDKAGRSVRVRAHEIESLAKQQVAVDTGYLKSTIGVNSAFDLRTSTSDLVATVGASAHYAAYVEYGTAKMPPRPFLGPAFDTVRPRFEADIEAIMREAFT; translated from the coding sequence ATGCACCTGTCAGTCGACGCCACCGGCGTCACCCACCTCCGCCAACAGATGGGCACCATCCCCCGCGAGATCCGAGACAAGGCCGGGCGATCCGTGCGTGTCCGGGCTCACGAAATCGAGTCCCTCGCCAAGCAGCAGGTCGCCGTCGACACCGGCTACCTGAAGTCGACCATCGGCGTGAACTCAGCCTTCGACCTGCGCACCAGCACCTCCGACCTGGTCGCAACCGTCGGCGCCTCGGCGCACTACGCCGCCTACGTCGAATACGGCACCGCGAAGATGCCACCCCGACCGTTCCTCGGCCCAGCCTTCGACACCGTCCGCCCCCGCTTCGAGGCCGACATCGAAGCGATCATGCGGGAGGCGTTCACGTGA